The proteins below come from a single Mya arenaria isolate MELC-2E11 chromosome 8, ASM2691426v1 genomic window:
- the LOC128242932 gene encoding pachytene checkpoint protein 2 homolog, which produces MLAIQIKETSGKLVMKMFQKIQELIDEPDALVCVLIDEVESLTAARKGAMSGNEPSDAIRVVNAVLTQIDQIKKYPNVIILTTSNVTGAIDLAFVDRADIKQYIGPPSPSAIYSIYRSCIPELTKCRKLTSGQSVLDMRSLEFMRFVENNVSKDSIQLREIAVKSYGLSGRTLRKLPFIAHSMFIQKSDATLQEFLVALDKAVQQQFKERNDLTRDS; this is translated from the exons ATGCTAGCAATTCAAATAAAAGAGACT AGTGGGAAACTGGTGATGAAGATGTTCCAGAAAATACAGGAACTCATTGATGAGCCTGACGCCCTGGTCTGTGTCCTTATTGATGAG GTTGAAAGTTTGACAGCTGCCCGTAAAGGTGCCATGTCAGGCAATGAGCCGTCAGATGCTATCAGGGTGGTCAATGCTGTTCTCACTCAGATTGACCAGATCAAAAA GTACCCCAATGTGATAATCCTGACCACTTCCAATGTGACAGGGGCTATAGACCTGGCGTTTGTAGACAGAGCTGACATCAAGCAGTATATTGGTCCACCATCACCCTCGGCTATATACTCCATCTATAGATCCTGTATTCCAGAACTTACTAAG TGCCGCAAATTGACATCGGGGCAGAGCGTGCTGGACATGAGGTCCCTGGAGTTCATGCGATTTGTGGAGAATAATGTCAGCAAGGATAGCATACAGCTCAGGGAGATTGCTGT TAAAAGTTATGGTTTGAGTGGCCGTACACTCCGGAAGTTGCCTTTCATTGCTCACTCTATGTTCATACAG AAATCAGATGCCACACTACAGGAATTCTTAGTGGCCCTGGATAAGGCCGTGCAACAGCAGTTTAAGGAGAGAAATGACCTCACTAGGGACTCCTAG